The Caldisalinibacter kiritimatiensis genome contains the following window.
TTTTGACTTAACCAATTATCAGTTCATTAAAAAAATGCAAAACTGGGAACTAGATATCTAGTCTATTGTAATTTTTAAAAAATGCAAAAATTGAAGCGATACTTGCAATTTTTATTATTTTTTTAAGAAAATGAAATAAAAATTGCATGTGAAAATATATTCTGTTATCATTATGTTAAAGTAACTATTTATATGTTATAAAAAAAAGGGGGGGCTGATATTGGCCACTATAAGCAAATTTAAACTAGAAATAAATAATGATTGGTGCAAAGGTTGTGGTATTTGTGTTGCATTTTGTCCCAAAAACGTTTTATCAATAAATGATGGAAAGGTTTTTATACAAAATGTAAATAATTGCATCGGTTGTGGTCAATGTGAATTGCGTTGTCCTGATTATGCAATTTTCCTAGGAGGTAAAAACAATGAGTAGTGACACAAAAATTAAATTAATGCAAGGTAATGAAGCTTGTGTAGAAGGTGCTATAACTGCTGGTATGAGATTTTTCGCTGGTTATCCAATAACTCCTTCTACTGAAATAGCAGAAATCTCCTCTCAACGATTACCAAGAGTTGGAGGTAAATTTATTCAGATGGAAGATGAAATAGCTAGTATGGCAGCTGTCATTGGGGCTTCACTTACAGGACTCAAGTCAATGACAGCAACTAGTGGTCCAGGTTTTTCTTTAAAGCAAGAAAATTTAGGATATGCATCTATGGCTGAAGTTCCTTGTGTTATAGTTAATGTTCAAAGAGGGGGTCCAAGTACAGGCTTACCAACTTCTCCTTCTCAAGGTGATGTTATGCAAGCTAGATGGGGAACTCATGGAGACCATCCAATAATAGCTTTATCTCCTTCTTCAGTCAAAGAAACATATGAATTAACAAT
Protein-coding sequences here:
- a CDS encoding indolepyruvate ferredoxin oxidoreductase subunit alpha, with protein sequence MATISKFKLEINNDWCKGCGICVAFCPKNVLSINDGKVFIQNVNNCIGCGQCELRCPDYAIFLGGKNNE